A segment of the Ignavibacteriota bacterium genome:
AGGTGTTGCGACTTCCTGAGTTTTCTTCGCGTAACGCTTTTGGAACCGTTCAACGCGTCCCGCCGTATCAACCAACTTTTGTTTGCCGGTGAAAAACGGATGACACTTTGAACAAATTTCGACTTTGATATTCCCCATTGTCGAACGGGTTTCAAAGGTTGCACCGCAAACACAAGTTACGTGTGAGCGTTTATATGCGGGATGAATGTTTGATTTCATGTAATTTTCTCCAATTCTTAAAAAATGCAGTGCAAATATAAGAAGTTTTCGGTAGTTTGCCAATTCACTTGAGTTCGTCAACCCAGCAGTCTTTTTTCATGGTTGATTTGATTTCGTCAGCGACTTTTTTTGCTTCACTTCGTGACGAAAATTTTCCGACCGCTACACGTACCATCTCGCCCTTCGGAACGAGAAACGCGTCGAAATCTTTCCCGATGAACAACGACTTTTCTTTTTCTGCTAACGCTTTGTTCTTAAATGTGCCGACATAAATTGTGAACGAGCCTTTTTCTGTTTGAACAGGAGCCGGTTCTTTTTTCTTCTCGACAATTTTTGGTTTCGGTTTTTCCTCGATTATGGGAGGAGGCATTTCTTCTTCATACATCGAATCGCCCGGCGCTTGTGAGAACGTGTCAGGTTCGGGCATCGAACTTTCCGGAATCACCACTTGCGATGTTGGTTTATCTTCTTTCTTGAACACATCGGAATACAAAAGAAAATAGACGACAACAATTGCGACAACGCCGACAACAATCCAGAGTGTAATTTGTTTTGCTTTCGGGTCTCCGTCGGGCGGATGTAATGTCGGTCGCTTCGGTTGATTGAGCGGTTGATTTTCATTCATAACTATTTCTCATCAAAATTTTGTTTGATGAAAGTACGAAAAAGAGGGGAGAGGAGCAATTGTTAAAAATGCGAACGAGAGGTAGGGCGATGGTGGAATTAATCTAAAATCCGACATGGAAAATTATGAGGGGCAAATCCAACAAATACGTGAAAAGTAAGAACTAGATACACCCATGAAATGGTGGATGAGGAAATAAAACAGAGGAATTAGAACGAACGATGTTCAAAAAAAGAGAACT
Coding sequences within it:
- a CDS encoding SPOR domain-containing protein — encoded protein: MNENQPLNQPKRPTLHPPDGDPKAKQITLWIVVGVVAIVVVYFLLYSDVFKKEDKPTSQVVIPESSMPEPDTFSQAPGDSMYEEEMPPPIIEEKPKPKIVEKKKEPAPVQTEKGSFTIYVGTFKNKALAEKEKSLFIGKDFDAFLVPKGEMVRVAVGKFSSRSEAKKVADEIKSTMKKDCWVDELK
- the rpmE gene encoding 50S ribosomal protein L31, translating into MKSNIHPAYKRSHVTCVCGATFETRSTMGNIKVEICSKCHPFFTGKQKLVDTAGRVERFQKRYAKKTQEVATPA